GATGATGCTGATACTTTCGCCCCAGCCATGAAAACAGCGAAGCGCAGAGCAGTCTGGCTGGGTATTAACCTTGTCACTGCATTTGTCGCTTCAGCATTTATTGGGATGTTTCAGGATACCATTGATAAGGTTGTTGCATTAGCGGTATTAATGCCAATCGTAGCCAGTATGGGTGGCATTGCTGGCAGTCAAACGCTAACACTGGTTATTCGTGCTATGGCGCTCGGCCAAATTGGCAAATCCAACACTTTCTGGTTATTAAATCGGGAATGCATTGTAGGGTTGGTCAATGGCCTAATTTGGGCACTGGTCGTATCAGGTGTGGCTTTTGTCTGGTTTAACGATGGCATCATTTCAACCGTTATCGCAGCCGCAATGATTATTAATTTAGTAGTTGCCGTGATGGCAGGTGCTGCATTACCAATCATCCTAAAAACCCTTAAAATTGATCCCGCACTCGCTGGTAGCGTCATTTTAACCACCGTTACAGACGTTGTGGGTTATATCTCGTTTTTAGGCCTAGCTACCTTATTTTTGACCTAGTGGTGCACCCTATAAATAAGTGTGCTTTTAAGAGCCAACCAAGTAAAATGCCGCTTATTTACAGGAAGCATCAACTACTGATTTAACGACGTTTTTTGCATGACACAGCCACTTTCATCTTTAGGCCCTGCTCCACTTTGGCGCCGACTTGCGGCCATGGTATACGACGGTTTGCTACTGATAGCTCTTGCTATTGTGATTTCTGGTATCCATTTATGGATAAGTATTTTGCTGGTAGGTGAAGCAAAAGCTACTGCAGTTGGCTTTAAATGGGATTTAGCCTTAATCCTGCTCATCATATTTTTTAGTTTTTATGCTTATTTTTGGCGAAAAAGCGGTCAAACACCAGGGATGATTGCCTGGCGAATAATGGTGACTAGCTACGCTGGCAAAACCCTGAATCTTCAGCAATGCCTAATCCGCTTTTTAATAGGAATTCCAAGTTTCATTCTAGGAGGCATTGGTATCTGGTGGGTTCTATTTGATCCGAAAGACCAAGCGATTTACGACTATGCAGCAAAAACAGAAGTCGTATTGCTTGAGAAAACTAAAAAATAATATTCACTCAGAAAAAGCCACCGAAAAAATAATTTACCTCAGCCAGACTGTCGCGAAAGAGTGTTGAAAATAAGTTTAGTGTTCAATACGGAGTAACAGGATATTCTTACGCTAGCCTTGAAAGACCTTTCCTGGCCTTTCAAGGCTTTTATCAACTAGAGTCGGTCGGTAACCATTCAATAGCGGGTTAACCCGTCTCGCCTCATGCCTGCTAATTTTTGCAATAACTTCAAACTAAACATAGGTAAGCAGCTACCCTGCCCTTTTCAGCAATACACCACCCACGATAAAGCACAACAATAGTGGCACAGTCACCGCTATGAGTGGTGAAAAGCCAAATACCAGGCTGGATGGACCTAAAAGTTCTTGAATAATATTAAAAGAAAATCCTGCTATTACCCCAATAAAAATTCTTAGTCCCATTGTCACCGAACGTAAAGGACCAAATACAAAAGAAATACCCACTAACACTAAAGCAATAATGACTGCTGGCTGCAGGATTTTCCGCCAGAAAGCTAACTGGTACTCCCCTGCATTTAGCCCCTGTTGAGCCAGGTAATCAGTATAAGTACTCAAGCCACGAATAGATAAGTCATCAGGTTTAACTACAACTACATCCAACAAATCCTTAGACAAACTCGTTTGCCATTGCAAAAATGGTAGTCGTTCAGTGGTTACTTGGTCGCCTTTAAACTGATTCGACTGAAGATTTTGCAACAACCAATAATCGCCTTTAAATACACCACGATCAGCAAAACTTGCCTCTAGCAGTTCTTTTTTATCATTAAACTTAAAACGGGTAATGCCATGCAAAATGCCGCCAGGTTCTACGGCATTAAAATGCATAAACTCATTACCTTCTCGGTGCCAAACTCCTTGCTGGCTAAACTGGGCTGAAGGGCCATCTTTACTACGCGCAATCGCTCGACCGCTATCAGCTAGTTGTTCAGTGTAAGGTGATACAAACTCACCGATAGAAATACCAATTAAAATAATCAGTAACGTTGGTTGCATCACTCCCCATACAATTCGCCACAGTGATACACCTGCCGCTCTCATCACTACCAGCTCACTATTATTGGCCAAAGCGCCCAAGCCTACCAAACAACCTATAAGAGCAGAAAAAGGAATGAATTTATAAATACGGTTAGGTATCGATAAACCAACATATTGCAATACCTCTACCAGCTGATAACTGGCTTTCATACTGGCTAGCTCACCCACAAAGGCAAAGAGGGTATCCAATGATACAATTACCATTAGTACCAAAAAGGTCGCATTAAGAACACTGGCGGCAATATAACGATCAATTTTATTCATGGCTTGCCACCTCATTTGCTAACGCTGTTTTTTTTTGCAGTTGTTGCTGGCGCCTCTTAGTTTGAAATGGCTCGTAGGCCAAGATTAACCCTGCGATAATTAAAAACAGTCCATGCACCCCCCATAGTCCCATAGGGTGAAGTTTACCGTCTTCCACTGCCCCTTTGGCACCAATTAATAGTGCCAGATACAATAGATAAGTCAGAATAGCGGGTAGTAATTTTAAATAACGCCCCTGTCGTGGGTTTACCTTACTTAATGGGACTGCCAGCAATACAACAATAAATACCAATATTGGTAAAGATAACCGCCACTGAAGCTCTGCCACATGGCTTAACTCGGTAGAACCTATCAATTCACTTGTAGCAATGGCTTTCACTTTATCTGTTTCTTTACTCGCCTTACTTTCTGGCATTTTTATACCATAGGTATCGTATTCAGTAATGCGGAAATCAGCCTGGCCAGGCATACCGTCATAACGATAACCTTTGTTCAAAATCAAATAACGAGCTCCAGTTTGCTGCTCCACATGCTGCACTCCGGCCTCCGCCAATAACAGAGTAATACCACGCTTACCTATTCCTTCATTTTGCTGGGAGATAAAAACATCCCCCATTTGCAGTCTGTCTTCAGATAAGCGTTCGGTATAGGTTACCCGACCAACGCTTTCTTGCTCTTGAAAGCGCCCAGGGGCTAGGGTTTCAAACTCAGTCAAAGCATCTTGCTTAGCAAAGATTTCTTCAACATTTTTGGCTCCCCACGGAGTAATCAACAAGCCCAATAAAGCAACTATACAGGCAACCACTGCTGCAGGTGCCAATGTCTGTAGTAAGATACTTTTTTGACTGACACCACAGGCGGTTAATACTGTCATCTCGCTTTCGATATATAGCCGACCATAGGCGAGCAAAATACCAATAAACATCCCTAAAGGAATTATCAGTTCCAAAAACTCCGGTAGGCGATAACCCATAATCACAAACAAAAAATCTGCACTCAGCTGCCCTGAAGCAGCTTGCGCTAAATACTTATTGAAGCGGCCACTCATAATAATAAGTAACAGTACACCGCTAACAGCCAGCATGGCTGTAAAAACTTCTCTTGCTAAGTAGCGGAAGATAATCAACTGGCTCTCCTAACTTACTTTCCAAATACCATCCAATACTGTGATACCTTTTTCTTTACCATTGCGCGACGAAAACTTTCACACCCCTGGCCTGTACATAGGCAATCAAGATAAGACTCTGTTACACTCAAAAACTTAATTTAATAGGGTTTGTCAAACAATTAGCTCACAGCACTGCCATTTAAATTGAAAATATTTGGGTTAGCACCCACCTACTTTTAAGTAGCTGCTGGCAAAGACTGCTAATTATCCAACAAAGCGATAAATTTGTCTTGTGGGGTTTTCATGGAATTTCTAATCAAAAACACTCAACCAGCCACAATCAGTACTGATTGCTTGGTCATACCGGTATTTGAAAATTCAAAATTAAGCGACACTGGCAAAGCCCTTGATGATGCAGCCAAGGGGCAATTAATCAGCATCATTAAACAAGGTGATATTGCAGGAAAACCTGGCGACACACTAGTTTTATCACAGCTGGGTGAAATTAAAGCTAAACGTATTATGCTGTTTGGTGCAGGCGAGCTTAATAAAAAACTATCCGAGGATGATTTAATTAAATCTTTCTCCGCTGTGTTTAGCACCCTCAATAAACTTAACTTAAAACAGGTGGCTATCGCCCTAGCTGATATCCATGTGGCTGGTCGAGAAAAAACCTGGGTGGTTCGCATTGCAGCACAATTGGCAGGTACCAGTCAGTATGAGTTTAACCAACTTAAATCAACTAAACCCAAAACAACCAAAAGCAAGTATAAAAAACTAACATTTCTAGCACCTGAGTCTACCCATAAAACACTTTCACAGCTTACTCAAGAAGCAGCGGCCACTATTAAAGGCATTAATGTTGCCCGCGATCTTGGTAATTTACCCGGTAATATCTGTACACCCAGTTACCTAGCTAAACAAGCTAGACAGCTAGCCAAAAAAGATGAAGCAAAACTAAAAGTCACTGTACTAGATGAAAAAGAAATGGAAGAGCTAGGCATGGGCTCTTTTCTATCCGTCAGCAAGGGCAGCAAAGAGACTGGCAAGCTAATAGTGATGGAATATTACGGCGGCAAAAAAGGTGACAAGCCCCATGTGCTAGTTGGCAAAGGTATTACCTTTGACAGTGGCGGCATCAGCATCAAGCCTGGCCAGGGTATGGACGAAATGAAGTTTGATATGTGTGGAGCTGCCAGCGTTTTTGGCGCTCTCAACAGTATCATTGAGCTTAAGTTACCAATCAATGTTGTTGGCATTGTTGCTGCTGCCGAAAATATGCCCAGCGGCAATGCCTCCAAGCCTGGTGACATCGTGACGTCAATGTCAGGCCAAACCATTGAAATTCTTAATACCGATGCAGAAGGGCGACTGGTTCTGTGTGATGCTTTAACCTACGCGGAAAGGTACGAGCCTGAATCAGTTGTAGATATTGCTACTTTAACAGGTGCCTGTGTGGTTGCTCTTGGTAGCCATGCATCAGGCATGTACAGTAATAATGATAAACTAGCTAAAGCCCTACAAAAAGCTAGCGATGAAAGTTACGACAGAATCTGGCACATGCCTCTATGGGATGCTTATCAAAAACAGTTAGATAGTAACTTCGCAGATATGGCAAATATCGGTGGCCCAGAAGCAGGATCAGTTACTGCAGCCTGTTTTTTAGCTCGTTATACTAAGAAGTATCATTGGGCACACCTAGATATTGCTGGAACTGCCTGGCTAAAAGGCGATAAAAAAGGCGCCACAGGTCGCCCAGTCAGTCTGCTTGTGCAGTATTTAATCAATCAATCCAAATAGTGAAGTAGGGTTGGCCAACATAGTCAAGATACATAGTTGACCAACTTCTATTGCACTCTCACAATCCAAACTTCGTATGACACGCATTGACTTCTATATCTTACCTGACCAACACCCTACCGCTCGCCAACAGTTTTGCTGCCGTTTAGCCGAAAAAGCGGTTAAGCATGCCAAGTCAGTCTATATTCATACTGATGGGCAAGCTGAGGCTGAAGCACTTGATGAGCTATTGTGGTCTTTCCGCGAGGATAGCTTTATCCCTCACCAATTAGCTGCGAGTCATGAATCAGCACCCTGCCCAGTGGAAATTGGCTGGCAATTACCAGCAAAATCATCGAATAGCTTGCTCATTAACTTGACTGATTCAATACCTTCGTTTGTTAATCAATTTGAGCGAGTAGCAGAAATTGTTGCAGGAGATGGCACACGTCGCAAAACTGCACGTCAGAACTTCAAAAGTTATCGAGACCAAGGGTATCCTTTACACAGTCATAACATACGAAGTTAGCAAGCTCTGCGTAGAGCATAGTTATAATTATTAGTATTTATTATTGCTGTATGGCCAAGCCTTACTTTACAAAACAAAACCCTAACCAGCCAATAGCATCAGACAAGCCTCATCAAGGGCTATTAGCTGAGTCAAAGCAGCACGATAATATGTTGAGCCATACAAACACCTTAAAATCTATAGAACGAAACGATATACCTACGTTAAATGACATAGCAGATTCGTCTTTAAACAATTCGACCTTAAAAAAAGCACAGCAACTCACTAATGGACATGTCATTAAAAAGAAGCAACCCAACAAGTCGACCACAGATATTCCAACGTTAACAACACCAGCTGTTAAATCTGCTACTAAAAAGCAACGAGCAGAGCAGTTAGTACCTTCAAAAGCTGCTCAGTACAAAATTAATGTCAACAATCCATTTATTCCAGAAAGCGTTAAAGCTAAACAGGAGCAACCACAGAGCCAACAGGTAGTTTATAAGGCAGATAAACCAACTTCTTCACAACCTATTCCTTCCACACATACTTCGGACAACTCATCAAGCGAGCTATCCTCTAAAAACTTGCGCAGAGCCAAATGTCTGGATGAAGGCGTTCGCAACAAATTACGTCAAGAACTGGAAATGCAGAGCGAAATTGTTTTACAAGAAGTGATTGATGAGTTTATCCCTCAAATTGAAGCTGAGTTCCATAAGCGGATTCGCTCTGAAATAAACGCCATCATTGACCACATTGTCAATCACTGATTAACTCTCAACCATCCCTTATTTATTTCCTTTCAGTTCATAATCCTCTTAACTGAAAGGTTATACCTTATGTATAATCCAAACCCAGAACCCTTAATATCTGGTGAAATATCCGGGCTAGCATTTTTTAATTACCCACTTAAAAGGCAATCAGTAATAGTCATTACCATGGATAAAACGTTTAAACCACATGAATTAGAGCGCCAATGGTATAAAACCTGGGAAGAAAAAAACTACTTTGTTCCTCAGGGTGATGGAAAACCATACTCCATCATGATCCCTCCTCCCAATGTAACAGGTAGTTTACATATGGGACACGCATTTCAAGACACTATTATGGATGTTTTGATCCGCTACCATCGCATGAAAGGACAAAAAACCCTTTGGCAAGTGGGGACTGATCATGCCGGTATTGCTACTCAAATGGTGGTAGAGCGGCAACTGCTAGCAGACGGTGTAAGCCGTTTAGATCTTGGCCGGGAGAAATTCCTTGAAAAAGTTTGGGAGTGGAAAGCGGAGTCCGGTGGCACTATTACTAAACAGCTACGCCGGATGGGTGCTTCTGTAGACTGGTCCCGTGAACGTTTTACCATGGATGAAGGATTATCAAATGCAGTAAAAGAAGTCTTTGTCCGCTTATACGAAGAAGATCTAATTTATCGCGGCAAACGCTTGGTTAACTGGGATCCAAAACTGCACACAGCAATATCTGACTTAGAAGTTATTTCTGAAGAAGAGAACGGCCACCTGTGGCACTTCCGTTACCCACTGGCTGATGGAGCTAAAACAGCAGAAGGAAAAGAATATATTGTAGTCGCTACTACTCGTCCTGAAACCATGCTGGGTGATACAGCTGTTGCCGTTCATCCTGAGGATGAGCGCTATCAGGAACTGATTGGTAAATTTGTTGAGCTACCTTTAACTGGGCGCCGTATCCCTATTATTGCTGATGACTATGTAGACCAGGAGTTCGGCACAGGCTGTGTAAAAATCACACCAGCCCACGACTTTAATGACTATGAAATTGGCCAACGTCATCAGTTGCCAATGATTAATATCTTCACTATTGATGCAAACCTTAACAACGAAGTGCCTGAAAAATACCATGGTATGGAGCGTTTTGCAGCTCGCAAACAAATCGTTGCTGATTTTGATGCTGCAGGTTTACTGGAAAAAATTGAAGATCACAAGCTGAAGGTGCCCCGTGGCGACAGAAGCGGTGTAGTTATCGAGCCTTACTTAACTGATCAGTGGTATGTAAAAGTTGGCCCTCTGGCCGAGCCAGCCATCAAAGCAGTTGAAGATGGTGATATCGAATTTGTGCCTAAACAGTGGGAAAATACTTATTTTGCTTGGATGCGAGACTTACAAGACTGGTGTATTAGCCGTCAATTATGGTGGGGTCACCGTATTCCTGCCTGGTATGATGAAAACGGCAATGTTTATGTGGGCCGCGATGAAGCTGAAGTAATAGAAAAGCATCAAATTAGCCCAACTGTTCAGCTTCGCCAGGATGAAGATGTACTAGATACTTGGTTCTCTTCTGCGCTTTGGACTTTCTCTACGTTAGGCTGGCCAGAAGAAACCCCTGAGCTGAAAGATTTCCATCCAACTGACGTATTAGTGACTGGTTTTGACATCATTTTCTTCTGGGTTGCCCGAATGATTATGATGACTTTAAAATTCCGTGGCGAAATTCCATTTAAGAAAGTATATGTCCATGGTCTGGTTCGCGATCAAGATGGCCACAAAATGTCTAAATCCAAGGGCAACGTGCTTGACCCACTCGATTTGATTGACGGCATTAGCTTCGATGATTTACTGGCCAAACGCACGAGTGGTTTAATGCAACCTCATATGAAAAAATCCATTGAGGCAGCCACTCGTAAGCACTTCCCAGAAGGTATTGCCCCCTATGGTACAGACGCCTTGCGTTTTACTTACTGCTCATTAGCCTCAACCGGCCGCGACATTAAGTTCGACATGGGACGGATGGAAGGCTATCGCAACTTCTGTAACAAAATTTGGAATGCCGCCCGACTAGTACTTAGCAATGCAGAAGACGAAGACTGCGGACAGAACGGTGGTGAAGTTGAACTCAGTTTGGCTGATCGCTGGATCATTTCCCGCTTGCAGCAAGCGGAACAAGAAGTTGCTCAAGCGACTGAGTCTTTTCGCCTTGATCATGCCGCTAATTCTATTCAGCAGTTTGTTTGGGACGAGTTTTGTAGCTGGTACCTTGAGTTATCAAAAACCGTTATATATGACAAAACAGCCACAGAAGCTCAATTAAGAGGCACTCGTCGTACAATGGTTCGTGTATTAGAAACCACCTTACGCCTAATACACCCATTTATGCCATTTATTTCCGAAGAGATTTGGCAGCGCCTGGCGCCATTAGCAGGCAAGCAAGGTGAAACCATCATGCTACAACCTTACCCAGAAACCGATGACAGCTTGTTAGACCATGAAGCCATCGCTGATATCGAGTGGGTAAAAGGCGTATTAGTTGGGGTCAGAAATATCCGTGGCGAAATGGATATCAGCCCAAGAAAACTGGTGCCGGTGTTACTACAAAATGGCAGCACTGAAGATAAAGCACGCTTAGAAGCCAATAAAACCTACCTGCAAAAACTGGCCAATATTGAATCTATCACTTGGTTAGAAAGCAACGATCAAGCCCCTACTGCTGCAACCCAGCTAGTCGGTGAAATGAAAGTGCTGGTACCAATGGCTGATCTGATTGATAAAACTGCTGAGCTTACTCGCTTAACCAAAGAAATCGACAAACTAGAGAAAGAGCTTAGCCGCCTACAAGGCAAGCTTAATAACCCAAGCTTTGTCGATAAAGCGCCTAGTCAGGTTGTGGATAAGGAAAAAGCGAAGTTAGCAGATGCACTGGCTGCGCAACAAAAACTATTGGAGCAAAAAGCCAGTATAGAGGCCTTGTAATTCACACATGCGCTATATAGGGCTAGCCACACAATCGCTGGTTAGCCTTACCTCCACTACTCTATTTAAGTCGTATCTTCCTCCCCACCCTGTTCTACACTTTTACTTAGTATCAATCATTAAGGCTTCATTGATAGGGTGTTGGAGGAATGGAAGTGATGAAAAGACCTAATATTCAAATATTCACCATTCATTTAGTAGTAGTGCTTATAAGCCTAACCTCAATAACGTTCGCCAACACATTCACTGTGGGTGTTGAAGATATAGACTACTACCCTTTTTATAGCTACAACAATAAAGAGTACTCCGGCGCAGCATATGAAATCCTTGACGCCTTTGCAAAGAAAAATAATTACACCTTTACGTATAAAGGTATGCCCGTTACGCGCTTACTAAAAAGCTACTTAAATGGTGAAGTTGACTTTAAATTTCCTGATAACGCATATTGGGGGCAAGAAGATAAAAAAGCTCATTCTGTCGTTTACAGCCAACCTGTTCTTAGTTTTATTGATGGTGTTTTAGTTAAGCCAGAAAATAAAGACAAAAATATTGAATGGCTCAAACGGTTAGGCACACTTAGGGGGTTCACTGCCTGGGACTACCTCGACTTAATCAAAGCGAACAAAGTGACATTACGCGGTGTTAGCTCACTGGACTCTCTGATAAAACAAGTAGCCAACGACCGACTAGATGCTGCTTACTTCAATATTCAAGTCGCTTCTTATTACTTAAAGCACAAACTAAACCAAGCAGATTTACTTGTATTTAATGAATCATTACCACACACTAAAAGCAATTACCATTTATCCACCATTAAACATGCAAAAATAATAAGTAAATTCAATCAGTTTTTACTAGATGAAAAAGAGTACATCCAAAAAGTCATAGTAAATCACGAGCTAGACTAAAATGCCAACAAAAAACCATTCAAGACAACCATTTCAGCCAAAATGAAAAAATATATAGAGTTACTAGCAGACCGCTTCCTATTTATGATTACCGCCATTACTTTGGCATTATTAGCCTGGTTGTTTTGGAGTAGTAGTGGACAATCATTGCTTTTTGAACTTCTCATTTTAATTGCAATTATTTTGCTAATAATTGAAAACGTTCATTTAAGGTTAAGAATTAAAGCACTCAAACAAAGCAATAATTCTAATTAACTACTAGACACCAACAAGAATATTTCTACATCAGACAGTCAAGTCAAAGCCTTCATATTATTATACTTTAGTCAAATCCTTCCATAACAGCCCACACAAATAAAAGTCTTATACGTTTGTCTATCTTGCTTAAAGATACTACTACCACTAGGGTGTAAAAAATTAATTATGAAAGGACTCATAAAATGAAGAATACATTATTTAGTACATCAATTACTTTGGCTTTAATAAATAGTTTGCCTCAATATGCATCTGCTGAAGATTATCAGTGGGACCCTGATATTGAGATATTAAATTAAAATGAAGAAAAACTTCAACCGCTTAATCAAGACCAGATGGATACATTAAACTCCATTGTGTCTCGAAGTATGCGGATATGCAAAAATCAAAGAGTACCCCAAGGATGGGTAATTATCAGCGAAACATCAAGTACCAGCTGTTCTGGTAGCTTTCCAAACATGTGGATTATCAAACAGCCAGGCAATTCAGAAAATGTCTGCACCCAATGGTTATGCTATTAAAGCAGAAAACTCTAGCACTTCATGCCCTGGGCGTTTTCCAAATGTTGGGATAATTAAAAAGCCTGCAAGTTCTGATACTATCTGCAAAGTATCAGCAATACCGAAGAATTATATTATTACCAGTGAATCCAGTAGTACCTCTCCACATCGTTTCCCTAATTTATGGCGAGTAAAAGTGCCTGCTAGCAGAGATAAGATGTGTTCTATTTCTCCTTTACCTAATGGCTATGTCATTACTGGCCGAGGTAGCAGCACATCCTGTCCAGGCAGTTTCCCTAATACAGCTAAAATCCGCAAATTATAAAATACTCAACATAAAAGCTGGAAACAGGCCCCAGTACCAGGGCCTTTTTTTGAAATAGTGCTATAGGATAGCAATAAACCATACTATACCAAAACAAGAACAACAATCATTTAACATTTGCACTGATTTGCCTTCAACTTTTTAACTTTATGACTAAAAGAAAACAAAAATATTACTATTAATAATAAACTTAATGCAACCCAAACTTTATATTGACTCTTATTACTTCAGTCTTTAGAAACAAAATAAATAATAAACTCAAATAATCAAATACTGTTTTCATAACCCATGGGCATTGTTTACATTAATAAGCATTTACCCATTTTTTATAGCTCCACTAACACACTGCTTTCAATCTGCCATGTAAAAAACACTATGGTCCGGTTAATTAATTTTTAAGAGTACCAGGATGGAAAATAACTTAAATGCCTACTGGATGGGCTTTACTGCCAATAGGCAGTTTAAACAATCCCCTCGGTTGTTTACTAA
This genomic interval from Spartinivicinus ruber contains the following:
- the lptF gene encoding LPS export ABC transporter permease LptF, with translation MIIFRYLAREVFTAMLAVSGVLLLIIMSGRFNKYLAQAASGQLSADFLFVIMGYRLPEFLELIIPLGMFIGILLAYGRLYIESEMTVLTACGVSQKSILLQTLAPAAVVACIVALLGLLITPWGAKNVEEIFAKQDALTEFETLAPGRFQEQESVGRVTYTERLSEDRLQMGDVFISQQNEGIGKRGITLLLAEAGVQHVEQQTGARYLILNKGYRYDGMPGQADFRITEYDTYGIKMPESKASKETDKVKAIATSELIGSTELSHVAELQWRLSLPILVFIVVLLAVPLSKVNPRQGRYLKLLPAILTYLLYLALLIGAKGAVEDGKLHPMGLWGVHGLFLIIAGLILAYEPFQTKRRQQQLQKKTALANEVASHE
- a CDS encoding DNA polymerase III subunit chi; translated protein: MTRIDFYILPDQHPTARQQFCCRLAEKAVKHAKSVYIHTDGQAEAEALDELLWSFREDSFIPHQLAASHESAPCPVEIGWQLPAKSSNSLLINLTDSIPSFVNQFERVAEIVAGDGTRRKTARQNFKSYRDQGYPLHSHNIRS
- a CDS encoding transporter substrate-binding domain-containing protein; translated protein: MKRPNIQIFTIHLVVVLISLTSITFANTFTVGVEDIDYYPFYSYNNKEYSGAAYEILDAFAKKNNYTFTYKGMPVTRLLKSYLNGEVDFKFPDNAYWGQEDKKAHSVVYSQPVLSFIDGVLVKPENKDKNIEWLKRLGTLRGFTAWDYLDLIKANKVTLRGVSSLDSLIKQVANDRLDAAYFNIQVASYYLKHKLNQADLLVFNESLPHTKSNYHLSTIKHAKIISKFNQFLLDEKEYIQKVIVNHELD
- a CDS encoding leucyl aminopeptidase gives rise to the protein MEFLIKNTQPATISTDCLVIPVFENSKLSDTGKALDDAAKGQLISIIKQGDIAGKPGDTLVLSQLGEIKAKRIMLFGAGELNKKLSEDDLIKSFSAVFSTLNKLNLKQVAIALADIHVAGREKTWVVRIAAQLAGTSQYEFNQLKSTKPKTTKSKYKKLTFLAPESTHKTLSQLTQEAAATIKGINVARDLGNLPGNICTPSYLAKQARQLAKKDEAKLKVTVLDEKEMEELGMGSFLSVSKGSKETGKLIVMEYYGGKKGDKPHVLVGKGITFDSGGISIKPGQGMDEMKFDMCGAASVFGALNSIIELKLPINVVGIVAAAENMPSGNASKPGDIVTSMSGQTIEILNTDAEGRLVLCDALTYAERYEPESVVDIATLTGACVVALGSHASGMYSNNDKLAKALQKASDESYDRIWHMPLWDAYQKQLDSNFADMANIGGPEAGSVTAACFLARYTKKYHWAHLDIAGTAWLKGDKKGATGRPVSLLVQYLINQSK
- a CDS encoding valine--tRNA ligase, which encodes MDKTFKPHELERQWYKTWEEKNYFVPQGDGKPYSIMIPPPNVTGSLHMGHAFQDTIMDVLIRYHRMKGQKTLWQVGTDHAGIATQMVVERQLLADGVSRLDLGREKFLEKVWEWKAESGGTITKQLRRMGASVDWSRERFTMDEGLSNAVKEVFVRLYEEDLIYRGKRLVNWDPKLHTAISDLEVISEEENGHLWHFRYPLADGAKTAEGKEYIVVATTRPETMLGDTAVAVHPEDERYQELIGKFVELPLTGRRIPIIADDYVDQEFGTGCVKITPAHDFNDYEIGQRHQLPMINIFTIDANLNNEVPEKYHGMERFAARKQIVADFDAAGLLEKIEDHKLKVPRGDRSGVVIEPYLTDQWYVKVGPLAEPAIKAVEDGDIEFVPKQWENTYFAWMRDLQDWCISRQLWWGHRIPAWYDENGNVYVGRDEAEVIEKHQISPTVQLRQDEDVLDTWFSSALWTFSTLGWPEETPELKDFHPTDVLVTGFDIIFFWVARMIMMTLKFRGEIPFKKVYVHGLVRDQDGHKMSKSKGNVLDPLDLIDGISFDDLLAKRTSGLMQPHMKKSIEAATRKHFPEGIAPYGTDALRFTYCSLASTGRDIKFDMGRMEGYRNFCNKIWNAARLVLSNAEDEDCGQNGGEVELSLADRWIISRLQQAEQEVAQATESFRLDHAANSIQQFVWDEFCSWYLELSKTVIYDKTATEAQLRGTRRTMVRVLETTLRLIHPFMPFISEEIWQRLAPLAGKQGETIMLQPYPETDDSLLDHEAIADIEWVKGVLVGVRNIRGEMDISPRKLVPVLLQNGSTEDKARLEANKTYLQKLANIESITWLESNDQAPTAATQLVGEMKVLVPMADLIDKTAELTRLTKEIDKLEKELSRLQGKLNNPSFVDKAPSQVVDKEKAKLADALAAQQKLLEQKASIEAL
- a CDS encoding RDD family protein, with translation MTQPLSSLGPAPLWRRLAAMVYDGLLLIALAIVISGIHLWISILLVGEAKATAVGFKWDLALILLIIFFSFYAYFWRKSGQTPGMIAWRIMVTSYAGKTLNLQQCLIRFLIGIPSFILGGIGIWWVLFDPKDQAIYDYAAKTEVVLLEKTKK
- the lptG gene encoding LPS export ABC transporter permease LptG produces the protein MNKIDRYIAASVLNATFLVLMVIVSLDTLFAFVGELASMKASYQLVEVLQYVGLSIPNRIYKFIPFSALIGCLVGLGALANNSELVVMRAAGVSLWRIVWGVMQPTLLIILIGISIGEFVSPYTEQLADSGRAIARSKDGPSAQFSQQGVWHREGNEFMHFNAVEPGGILHGITRFKFNDKKELLEASFADRGVFKGDYWLLQNLQSNQFKGDQVTTERLPFLQWQTSLSKDLLDVVVVKPDDLSIRGLSTYTDYLAQQGLNAGEYQLAFWRKILQPAVIIALVLVGISFVFGPLRSVTMGLRIFIGVIAGFSFNIIQELLGPSSLVFGFSPLIAVTVPLLLCFIVGGVLLKRAG